In the Pseudomonas orientalis genome, one interval contains:
- the mdtD gene encoding multidrug transporter subunit MdtD has translation MPNRAPLDAKTARWLPWVVAIAFFMQSLDGTILNTALPAMARDLAENPLRMQGVVIAYMLTVALLIPASGWIADRFGTRKIFFGAILLFSIGSLLCALSSSLSMLVGARVIQGLGGALMLPVGRLVVLRAYPRSELVRIMGFITIPGLLGPLLGPTLGGWMVQYLTWHWIFLINLPVGMLGCYAVWKFIPDLRGSERTRFDSLGFLLFGAAMVLITIAMEGLGELHLPHLRVMLLLFGGLACLAAYWLRAGHIDNALFSPVLFKTRTFAVGILGNLFARLGSGALPFLVPLLLQVALGYSPSQAGMSMLPLAAAAMFAKSIARPLIERLGYRVVLTGNTLALGAMLASMGLVSEQTPYPLLLGMLAVLGAINSLQFTAMNTVTLIDLDDAQASSGNSLLSVVAQLSLSLGVACAGALLGGFTAEAGNDGVNTVLGAFQLTFLTVGIMAMLAAAIFLQLSPKDGKRVVSREHDIEH, from the coding sequence ATGCCGAATCGTGCCCCTCTCGACGCCAAGACCGCCCGCTGGCTCCCCTGGGTGGTCGCGATTGCCTTCTTCATGCAGTCGCTGGACGGGACGATCCTCAACACGGCGCTGCCGGCCATGGCTCGGGACCTGGCGGAAAACCCGCTGCGCATGCAGGGCGTGGTGATTGCCTACATGCTCACCGTCGCCTTGCTGATCCCCGCGTCGGGCTGGATCGCCGACCGCTTCGGCACCAGGAAGATCTTCTTTGGCGCGATCCTGCTGTTCAGCATCGGCTCATTGTTGTGCGCCTTGTCCAGCAGCTTGAGCATGCTGGTGGGGGCGCGGGTGATCCAAGGCCTGGGCGGGGCGCTGATGCTGCCGGTCGGGCGCCTGGTGGTACTGCGCGCCTATCCCCGTTCCGAGCTGGTGCGGATCATGGGCTTCATTACCATCCCCGGCCTGCTCGGCCCGTTGCTCGGTCCGACCCTGGGTGGCTGGATGGTGCAATACCTGACCTGGCACTGGATCTTCCTGATCAACCTGCCGGTAGGCATGCTCGGCTGCTATGCCGTTTGGAAGTTCATCCCCGACCTGCGCGGCAGCGAGCGTACGCGCTTCGATAGCCTCGGCTTCCTGTTGTTCGGCGCGGCGATGGTGCTGATCACCATCGCCATGGAGGGTCTGGGCGAACTGCACCTGCCGCACCTGCGGGTGATGTTGCTGCTGTTCGGCGGGCTGGCGTGCCTGGCGGCGTATTGGCTGCGCGCCGGGCATATCGACAACGCCCTGTTCTCGCCGGTGCTGTTCAAGACCCGTACCTTTGCCGTGGGCATTCTCGGCAACCTGTTCGCGCGCCTGGGCAGCGGCGCCCTGCCGTTCCTGGTACCGCTGCTGTTGCAAGTGGCGCTGGGTTATTCTCCGTCTCAGGCCGGCATGAGCATGCTGCCGCTGGCGGCGGCGGCGATGTTCGCCAAGTCCATCGCCCGGCCGCTGATCGAGCGGCTGGGTTATCGCGTGGTGCTCACCGGCAACACCCTGGCGCTGGGCGCCATGCTGGCGAGCATGGGCCTGGTCAGCGAGCAAACCCCGTATCCGCTGCTGTTGGGGATGCTGGCGGTGCTCGGCGCCATCAACTCCCTGCAATTCACGGCGATGAACACCGTCACCCTGATCGACCTCGACGACGCCCAGGCCAGCAGCGGCAACAGTTTGCTGTCGGTGGTGGCGCAACTGTCCCTGAGCCTGGGCGTGGCCTGCGCCGGTGCGCTGCTCGGTGGGTTCACAGCCGAAGCCGGCAACGATGGGGTGAACACGGTGCTCGGCGCGTTCCAGCTGACGTTTCTCACCGTGGGCATCATGGCCATGCTGGCGGCGGCGATCTTCCTGCAATTGTCGCCAAAAGACGGCAAACGCGTAGTCAGCCGCGAGCATGATATCGAGCACTGA
- the dbpA gene encoding ATP-dependent RNA helicase DbpA — MLANLDSLGYVEMTQIQAQSLPVILKGLDLIAQAKTGSGKTAAFGIGLLNPINPRYFGCQALVMCPTRELADQVAKEIRRLARAEDNIKVLTLCGGVSLGPQIASLEHGAHVIVGTPGRIQQHLRKGSLVLDGLNTLILDEADRMLDMGFYDAIEDIISKTPPRRQTLLFSATYPVSIKQLASKFMRAPQQVKAEAFHSDDQIEQRFYEISPEERMDAVTKVLAHFRPASCVAFCFTKQQVQETVDHLTSKGISAVGLHGDLEQRDRDQVLAMFANRSTSVLVATDVAARGLDIDSLDMVINVELARDSEIHIHRVGRTGRAGETGIAISLVAPSEAHRAQAIEQLQKSPLNWDQLDNLKPQSGGPLLPVMSTLCIAAGRKDKVRPGDILGALTGEAGIPGAQVGKIAIFDFQAFVAVERGIAKQALQRLNDGKIKGRSLRVRIL; from the coding sequence ATGCTGGCTAACCTCGACTCGCTGGGTTATGTCGAGATGACGCAGATCCAGGCGCAGAGCTTGCCGGTGATCCTCAAGGGGCTGGACCTGATCGCCCAGGCCAAGACCGGCAGCGGCAAGACCGCCGCCTTCGGTATCGGCCTGCTCAATCCGATCAACCCGCGCTATTTCGGTTGCCAGGCCCTGGTGATGTGCCCGACCCGCGAGCTGGCCGACCAGGTGGCCAAGGAAATCCGTCGCCTGGCCCGCGCTGAAGACAACATCAAGGTGCTGACCCTGTGCGGCGGCGTGTCTCTCGGCCCACAGATCGCTTCCCTGGAGCACGGCGCCCACGTGATCGTCGGCACCCCGGGCCGTATCCAGCAGCACCTGCGCAAGGGTTCGCTGGTACTCGACGGTTTGAACACGCTGATCCTCGACGAAGCCGACCGCATGCTCGACATGGGTTTCTACGACGCCATCGAAGACATCATCAGCAAGACCCCGCCACGTCGCCAGACCCTGCTGTTCTCAGCCACGTACCCGGTGAGTATCAAGCAGTTGGCCTCCAAGTTCATGCGCGCGCCGCAACAGGTGAAAGCCGAGGCGTTCCACTCCGACGATCAGATTGAACAGCGGTTCTACGAGATCTCGCCGGAAGAACGCATGGACGCCGTGACCAAGGTGCTGGCGCATTTCCGCCCGGCGTCGTGCGTGGCGTTCTGCTTCACCAAGCAGCAAGTGCAGGAAACCGTGGATCACCTGACGTCCAAGGGCATCTCCGCCGTCGGCCTGCACGGTGACCTGGAGCAACGCGACCGTGACCAGGTACTGGCGATGTTCGCCAACCGCAGCACCTCGGTGCTGGTGGCCACCGACGTGGCCGCCCGCGGCCTGGACATTGACTCGCTGGACATGGTGATCAACGTCGAGCTGGCCCGCGATTCGGAAATCCACATTCACCGCGTCGGCCGTACCGGTCGCGCGGGTGAGACCGGCATTGCCATCAGCCTGGTGGCGCCGTCCGAAGCGCACCGCGCCCAGGCCATCGAGCAACTGCAGAAGTCGCCATTGAACTGGGACCAGCTGGACAACCTCAAGCCGCAGAGCGGTGGCCCGCTGCTGCCGGTGATGAGCACGCTGTGCATCGCCGCCGGCCGCAAGGACAAGGTGCGCCCGGGTGACATCCTAGGCGCATTGACCGGCGAAGCCGGCATCCCGGGTGCCCAGGTCGGCAAGATCGCGATCTTTGATTTCCAGGCCTTCGTGGCCGTGGAACGCGGCATCGCCAAGCAGGCGCTGCAGCGCTTGAACGACGGCAAGATCAAGGGCCGTTCGTTGCGCGTGCGCATCCTGTAA
- a CDS encoding NAD(P)/FAD-dependent oxidoreductase, producing the protein MRSTEVVIIGAGAAGLMCALTAAGRGRKVMLIDHANKAGKKILMSGGGRCNFTNLYTEPANFLSHNAHFCKSALARYTQWNFIGLVAKHGVPYHEKKLGQLFCDNKSSDILGMLLDECIQTGVSLHLDTSIQEIARLDSGYQLQTTLGELRCESLVIATGGLSIPTLGATGFGYQVAKQFGHELLPTRAGLVPFTITDQLKELCGELSGTSVDCLVSCNGQSFRENILFTHRGLSGPAILQISSYWESGDTVEINLLPDHDAHTWLQQQQAERPNSELKTLLGEIFTKKMANLLADTWFASKPMKQYTHAEIAEIAEKLGNWQLVPAGTEGYRTAEVTLGGVDTREVSSKTMESLKSPGLYFIGEVLDVTGHLGGFNFQWAWASGYAAAQYV; encoded by the coding sequence TTGCGCTCGACCGAAGTTGTGATCATTGGCGCCGGCGCCGCAGGTTTGATGTGCGCACTGACCGCCGCCGGGCGCGGGCGCAAGGTGATGCTGATCGACCACGCGAACAAGGCCGGCAAAAAGATCCTGATGTCCGGCGGTGGCCGCTGCAACTTCACCAATCTGTACACCGAGCCGGCCAACTTCCTCTCGCACAACGCGCACTTCTGCAAGTCGGCCCTGGCGCGCTATACCCAGTGGAATTTCATCGGGCTGGTGGCCAAGCACGGCGTGCCGTACCACGAAAAGAAACTCGGCCAGCTGTTCTGCGATAACAAGTCCAGCGACATCCTCGGCATGCTCCTCGATGAATGCATCCAGACCGGCGTGAGCCTGCATCTGGACACCTCCATCCAGGAAATCGCCAGGCTCGACAGCGGCTATCAGTTGCAGACCACCTTGGGTGAACTGCGCTGCGAATCGCTGGTAATCGCCACCGGCGGCTTGTCGATCCCCACGCTGGGCGCCACCGGCTTCGGTTACCAGGTGGCCAAGCAATTCGGCCACGAACTGCTGCCCACCCGCGCGGGTCTGGTGCCGTTTACCATCACCGACCAGCTCAAGGAGTTGTGCGGCGAGTTGTCCGGCACCTCGGTCGATTGCCTGGTCAGCTGCAACGGCCAGAGCTTTCGCGAGAACATCCTGTTTACCCACCGCGGCCTTAGCGGGCCGGCGATCCTGCAGATTTCCTCCTACTGGGAATCCGGCGACACCGTGGAGATCAACCTGCTGCCCGACCACGACGCCCACACCTGGCTGCAACAGCAGCAGGCCGAACGCCCCAACAGCGAGCTCAAAACCCTGCTGGGCGAGATCTTCACCAAGAAGATGGCCAACCTGCTGGCGGACACCTGGTTCGCGTCCAAGCCGATGAAGCAGTACACCCATGCCGAAATCGCCGAGATCGCCGAGAAGCTCGGCAACTGGCAACTGGTGCCGGCGGGCACCGAGGGTTATCGCACGGCCGAGGTGACCCTGGGCGGGGTGGATACGCGGGAAGTGTCGTCCAAGACCATGGAGTCGCTGAAAAGCCCCGGGTTGTACTTTATCGGCGAAGTACTGGACGTGACCGGTCACCTGGGCGGGTTCAACTTCCAGTGGGCCTGGGCTTCGGGCTACGCAGCCGCGCAATACGTCTGA
- the yccS gene encoding YccS family putative transporter: MSSTSFKQSLRRLWALDKFSYSIRVFIALTGSMALCWYQDEMTLLIPLFLGIIASALAETDDSWQGRLNALAVTLVCFSIAALSVELLFPYPWIFAASLALATFGLTMLGALGERYGAIASATLILSVYTMIGVDQRGGAVSDFWHEPLLLVAGAAWYGVLSVLWQALFSNQPVQQSLARLFRELGRYLKLKSSLFEPIRQLDVEARRLELAQQNGRVVAALNAAKEIILHRVGNGRPGSKVSRYLKLYFLAQDIHERASSSHYPYNALADAFFHSDVLFRCQRLLRQQGKACQALAESIQLRQPFIYDDSFAEALGDLNASLEHLRIQSNPAWRGLLRSLRALAANLSTLDRLLGDASNPDALADATDSNLLDRAPRNLKEMWTRLRTQLTPTSLLFRHALRLSLALTVGYATLHAIHASQGYWIILTTLFVCQPNYGATRRKLGQRIIGTAIGLTVAWALFDLFPSPVVQSMFAIAAGLVFFINRTTRYTLATAAITLMVLFCFNQVGDGYGLFLPRLFDTLLGSLIAGLAVFLFLPDWQGRRLNKVLANTLTCNSIYLRQIMQQYAAGKSDDLAYRLARRNAHNADAALSTTLANMLMEPGHFRKEADVGFRFLVLSHTLLSYLSGLGAHRDTQLPADVREQLIEGAGNSLAASIDEIATGLANKQPIAIQSDAEEALAAQLEQMPDEIDEGQRLVQTQLALICRQLGPLRTLAAHLIKDTRAA; the protein is encoded by the coding sequence ATGTCATCGACCTCGTTCAAGCAGTCCCTGCGACGCCTGTGGGCACTGGATAAATTCAGCTACAGCATTCGGGTATTCATCGCCCTGACCGGCAGCATGGCGCTGTGCTGGTATCAGGATGAAATGACGTTGTTGATCCCGCTATTCCTGGGGATTATCGCCAGCGCCCTGGCCGAGACCGATGACAGTTGGCAAGGCCGTCTCAATGCCCTGGCGGTGACGCTGGTGTGTTTCAGCATCGCCGCACTGTCGGTGGAACTGCTGTTTCCCTACCCCTGGATTTTCGCGGCCTCCCTGGCCCTGGCCACGTTCGGCCTGACCATGCTCGGCGCGCTCGGCGAACGCTATGGCGCGATTGCCTCGGCCACGTTGATCCTGTCGGTCTATACCATGATCGGCGTGGACCAGCGCGGCGGTGCTGTCAGTGATTTCTGGCACGAGCCGCTGCTGCTGGTGGCGGGCGCGGCCTGGTACGGCGTGCTGTCGGTGCTGTGGCAGGCGCTGTTTTCCAACCAGCCGGTACAGCAGAGCCTGGCGCGGTTGTTCCGCGAGCTGGGGCGTTATCTCAAGCTCAAATCGTCATTGTTCGAGCCGATCCGCCAACTGGATGTGGAGGCACGCCGCCTGGAACTGGCCCAGCAGAATGGCCGGGTAGTCGCGGCGTTGAATGCGGCGAAGGAAATCATCCTGCACCGCGTCGGTAATGGCCGGCCGGGCTCGAAGGTCAGCCGCTACCTGAAGCTGTACTTCCTGGCCCAGGACATCCACGAGCGCGCCAGCTCCTCCCACTACCCTTACAATGCACTGGCCGACGCGTTCTTTCACAGCGACGTGCTGTTCCGCTGCCAACGCCTGCTGCGCCAGCAAGGCAAGGCCTGCCAGGCGCTGGCCGAGTCGATCCAACTGCGCCAGCCGTTCATTTATGACGACAGTTTTGCCGAAGCCCTGGGCGATTTGAACGCTTCTCTGGAGCACCTGCGCATCCAGAGCAACCCGGCCTGGCGCGGCCTGCTGCGCTCGTTGCGCGCTCTGGCGGCGAACCTGTCCACCCTCGACCGCCTGCTCGGCGACGCGAGCAACCCCGACGCCCTGGCCGACGCCACGGACAGCAACCTGCTGGACCGGGCCCCACGCAACCTCAAGGAAATGTGGACGCGCCTGCGCACCCAGCTCACGCCGACCTCGCTGCTGTTTCGCCATGCCTTGCGCCTGTCCCTGGCATTGACCGTCGGCTACGCCACCCTGCACGCCATCCATGCTTCCCAGGGTTACTGGATCATCCTTACCACGCTGTTTGTTTGCCAACCGAACTACGGTGCGACGCGACGCAAGCTCGGCCAGCGGATCATCGGCACCGCCATCGGCCTGACCGTGGCCTGGGCGCTGTTCGACCTGTTCCCAAGCCCGGTGGTGCAGTCGATGTTCGCCATCGCCGCCGGCCTGGTGTTCTTTATCAACCGCACCACACGCTACACCCTGGCCACGGCGGCGATCACCCTGATGGTGCTGTTCTGCTTCAACCAGGTGGGCGATGGCTACGGACTGTTCCTGCCACGCCTGTTCGATACCTTGCTCGGCAGCCTGATCGCAGGGCTGGCGGTGTTCCTGTTCCTGCCGGACTGGCAAGGCCGGCGCCTGAACAAAGTGCTGGCCAACACCCTGACCTGCAACAGCATTTACCTGCGCCAGATCATGCAGCAGTATGCGGCCGGCAAAAGCGACGACCTGGCTTACCGCCTGGCCCGCCGCAACGCGCACAACGCCGATGCGGCGCTATCCACCACCCTGGCGAATATGCTGATGGAGCCGGGGCACTTTCGTAAGGAGGCCGACGTAGGCTTTCGCTTCCTGGTGCTGTCGCACACCCTGCTCAGCTATTTGTCGGGCCTTGGTGCGCACCGCGACACCCAACTGCCGGCCGACGTGCGCGAGCAATTGATCGAAGGCGCGGGTAACAGCCTGGCGGCGAGCATCGATGAGATCGCCACGGGCCTGGCGAACAAACAGCCGATTGCGATCCAGAGTGATGCCGAGGAAGCACTGGCGGCGCAGCTTGAGCAGATGCCGGATGAGATCGATGAGGGGCAGCGGCTGGTGCAGACACAGTTGGCGCTGATTTGTCGGCAGTTGGGGCCGTTGCGTACGCTGGCCGCGCATCTGATCAAAGATACCCGCGCGGCTTAG
- a CDS encoding substrate-binding periplasmic protein, whose protein sequence is MPRLSRAVALIAVLLLAQPVLAQRLRLVADGWPPFTDVSLINGGLATDIVSTALARAGYASDFEQVPWARALKGVGDGRYDVLINAWYDDARTQLGEFSAQYLVNRVRFIKRRDDPIDYQDLQQLHGESIAVVRGYAYSAAFDQDVLLQKVPVHNFAMAVRMLAAKRVRLTLEDEFVARYYLARESPRVRSAVEFVGEPLSENSLHILVSLKNPEHAQIVAGFDREIARMKADGSYAKLMKAHGM, encoded by the coding sequence ATGCCGCGATTGTCTCGTGCCGTTGCTTTGATTGCAGTATTGCTGCTGGCTCAACCGGTATTGGCGCAGCGTTTGCGCCTGGTGGCGGACGGTTGGCCTCCGTTCACCGATGTCAGCCTGATCAACGGCGGGCTGGCTACGGATATTGTCAGCACCGCGCTGGCTCGGGCCGGGTATGCCAGTGATTTTGAACAGGTGCCCTGGGCGCGTGCGCTCAAGGGTGTAGGCGATGGGCGCTACGACGTGCTGATCAACGCCTGGTACGACGATGCCCGTACGCAGTTGGGTGAGTTTTCCGCGCAGTATCTGGTCAATCGTGTGCGCTTTATCAAGCGCCGCGACGACCCTATCGATTATCAGGATCTGCAGCAGTTGCACGGCGAAAGCATCGCCGTCGTGCGCGGTTATGCCTATTCGGCGGCGTTCGACCAGGATGTGCTGTTACAGAAAGTGCCGGTGCATAATTTTGCCATGGCCGTGCGGATGCTGGCGGCAAAACGTGTGCGCCTGACCCTCGAAGATGAGTTTGTGGCGCGTTACTACCTGGCGCGCGAATCGCCCAGGGTGCGCAGTGCCGTGGAGTTCGTGGGCGAGCCGCTGAGCGAGAACAGCCTGCATATTCTTGTCAGCCTGAAGAACCCCGAGCATGCGCAGATCGTGGCCGGTTTTGATCGGGAGATCGCCAGGATGAAGGCGGATGGCAGCTATGCGAAGTTGATGAAGGCCCATGGGATGTAG
- a CDS encoding GNAT family N-acetyltransferase, producing the protein MTVDWVCKHHDDLGKEQLYAILRLRGEVFVVEQQCVYQDIDGQDLSGDTHHLMAWKDDELVAYLRLLDPEPQGGDVVIGRVIVAPSARGSGLGHLMMIEALEQVEKVWPDTPIFLSAQAHLQGYYGRYGFVAAGEEYLEDGIPHIGMRRV; encoded by the coding sequence ATGACGGTTGATTGGGTCTGCAAACATCACGACGATCTGGGCAAGGAACAGCTGTACGCCATCCTGCGCCTGCGCGGCGAAGTGTTCGTCGTTGAGCAACAGTGTGTTTATCAGGACATTGATGGGCAGGACCTGTCCGGTGATACCCACCACCTGATGGCCTGGAAAGACGATGAGCTGGTGGCCTATCTGCGGCTGCTGGACCCGGAGCCACAGGGCGGCGACGTGGTGATCGGCCGGGTGATCGTGGCGCCGTCGGCGCGGGGCAGCGGGCTGGGGCATTTGATGATGATCGAGGCACTTGAGCAGGTTGAAAAAGTGTGGCCGGACACGCCGATATTTTTGTCGGCCCAGGCGCATTTGCAGGGGTATTACGGGCGGTATGGGTTTGTGGCGGCGGGTGAGGAGTACCTCGAGGACGGTATTCCACATATTGGTATGCGGCGGGTTTGA
- a CDS encoding winged helix-turn-helix domain-containing protein has translation MDVSKTKSSFYRRLYVAYLIDSGLASNVPALTEVTGMPRRTAQDTIAALADLDIVCEFEQEEGARNHAGGYRIREWGAIDRGWIERNLASVKQVLGYP, from the coding sequence ATGGATGTGAGCAAAACCAAGAGCAGTTTCTACCGTCGCCTGTATGTCGCGTATCTGATCGACAGCGGGCTGGCCAGCAACGTCCCGGCGCTGACTGAAGTGACTGGTATGCCTCGGCGCACGGCGCAGGACACGATTGCGGCGTTGGCCGACCTGGATATTGTGTGTGAGTTCGAGCAGGAAGAAGGGGCGCGCAATCACGCCGGGGGTTATCGGATTCGTGAGTGGGGGGCGATTGATCGGGGGTGGATCGAAAGGAATCTTGCGTCGGTCAAGCAGGTGTTGGGTTATCCCTGA
- a CDS encoding M48 metallopeptidase family protein encodes MTALKYLQAYPAALQEQVRQLIARDQLGAYLEQRYPERHAVQSDKALYSYALALKQEHLRNAPSIDKVLFDNRLDLTHRALGLHTTISRVQGGNLKSKKEIRIASLFKEAASEFLRMIVVHELAHFKESDHNKAFYKLCEHMMPGYHQVEFDLRVYLTWRDLQSKPQSQGD; translated from the coding sequence ATGACCGCATTGAAATACCTTCAGGCCTATCCTGCCGCCCTTCAGGAACAAGTGCGCCAGTTGATCGCCAGGGACCAGTTGGGCGCCTATCTGGAACAGCGTTACCCCGAGCGCCACGCCGTGCAGAGCGACAAGGCCCTGTACAGCTACGCCCTGGCCTTGAAGCAGGAACACCTGCGCAATGCACCGTCGATCGACAAGGTGCTGTTCGATAACCGCCTGGACCTGACCCACCGCGCGCTGGGTCTGCACACCACGATTTCCCGGGTGCAGGGCGGTAATCTCAAGTCCAAGAAAGAGATCCGCATCGCCTCGCTGTTCAAGGAAGCGGCCTCGGAGTTTCTGCGCATGATCGTGGTTCACGAATTGGCGCACTTCAAGGAATCGGACCACAACAAGGCGTTCTATAAACTCTGTGAACACATGATGCCGGGCTACCATCAGGTGGAATTCGACCTGCGGGTGTACCTCACCTGGCGCGATTTGCAGAGCAAGCCCCAATCACAAGGCGATTGA
- a CDS encoding putative bifunctional diguanylate cyclase/phosphodiesterase, whose product MDCAPNLGDGHSVLLVVDDYPENLVSMRAVLQREDWRVITATSGLQALELLLAHDVDLVLLDVRMPGMDGFEVARLMRGSQRTSMTPIIFLTADAQSPDAVLQGYASGAIDYLFKPFDPHILKPKVQALLDHQRNRRALQRLSHDLEAARAFNASVLDNAAEGILVVGEGSVIQYANPAISRLLNATMAELQGESFLSFLQKPHVPAWLGFPMYEAYCKGETWRLHDAILRTSRGQQVPVALSSAPLPAEQKAMVVTVLDMSEVRHLHQQLEFQAVTDPLTGLLNRRGFHQAVESMLSRSERNEQSLVLLYLDLDGFKRVNDTLGHDAGDRVLRWVSEQMQACLRSYDILGRMGGDEFTALLELEFPEQAAKIAEKLIERVSVCQQVDGLEVMLGASIGIATFPDCGSDLSGLLRAADIAMYEAKRAGRQQYRYYDQEMNGRARSRLMLEDSVRTAIQNKDFTLVYQPQVSLADGRLRGVEALLRWQHPSVGDVPPGLFLPLLEEARLISQLSSWIYQQVAAQRQVWQASFDDELVLSVSLSSSQFNTPNLVSQLRQVLERHGLQGRQLEVEISEDCLMSNLEESTRQLKLLRELGVRIALDDFGAGRCSLAHLRDLAFDTLKLDKQLVARLPGSARDAAMARSIIELCGHFDVLVIAEGVETLEQAQWLKANGCSFIQGSWAAAPLMAEDVVGWSPPHAL is encoded by the coding sequence ATGGATTGCGCTCCAAACCTCGGCGACGGTCATTCAGTTCTTCTGGTGGTCGATGACTACCCGGAAAATCTCGTCAGCATGCGTGCCGTGTTGCAACGCGAAGACTGGCGAGTGATTACCGCGACTTCCGGTTTGCAAGCCTTGGAGTTGCTGCTGGCACATGACGTCGATCTGGTGTTGCTGGACGTGCGCATGCCGGGTATGGATGGCTTCGAGGTGGCACGCCTGATGCGCGGCAGCCAGCGCACGAGCATGACGCCGATCATCTTTCTGACGGCCGATGCCCAGTCGCCCGATGCGGTGCTGCAGGGCTATGCCAGTGGTGCCATCGACTACCTGTTCAAGCCCTTCGACCCGCATATTCTCAAGCCCAAGGTGCAGGCGCTGCTGGACCATCAGCGTAATCGCCGTGCCCTGCAACGCTTGAGCCATGATCTGGAGGCCGCCCGCGCCTTCAATGCCTCGGTATTGGACAACGCCGCCGAAGGGATTCTGGTGGTGGGCGAGGGCAGTGTGATCCAGTACGCCAACCCGGCTATCTCCAGGCTGCTCAATGCCACGATGGCCGAATTGCAGGGCGAGAGTTTCCTCAGTTTCCTGCAAAAACCCCATGTGCCGGCCTGGTTGGGGTTCCCGATGTACGAGGCTTATTGCAAGGGCGAAACGTGGCGCTTGCACGACGCCATCTTGCGCACCAGTCGCGGTCAACAAGTGCCGGTGGCGTTGTCCAGCGCGCCCTTGCCCGCCGAGCAGAAGGCGATGGTGGTGACGGTGCTGGACATGTCCGAGGTGCGCCACCTGCACCAGCAGTTGGAGTTCCAGGCGGTGACTGACCCTTTGACCGGGCTGCTCAATCGTCGAGGCTTTCACCAGGCGGTGGAGAGCATGTTGTCGCGCAGTGAGCGCAACGAGCAGTCGCTGGTGTTGCTGTACCTGGACCTGGACGGCTTCAAGCGAGTCAATGACACCCTGGGTCACGACGCCGGTGATCGGGTGCTGCGCTGGGTGTCCGAGCAGATGCAGGCGTGTTTGCGCTCCTACGACATCCTTGGACGCATGGGCGGGGATGAGTTCACGGCTTTGCTTGAGCTGGAATTCCCGGAGCAGGCGGCGAAGATTGCGGAAAAACTGATCGAGCGCGTGTCGGTTTGCCAGCAAGTCGACGGGTTGGAGGTGATGCTGGGAGCGAGTATCGGTATCGCAACCTTCCCGGACTGTGGCTCGGACCTGAGCGGCCTGTTGCGTGCGGCGGACATCGCGATGTACGAAGCCAAGCGCGCCGGCCGTCAGCAATATCGCTATTACGATCAGGAAATGAACGGCCGCGCCCGCTCACGCCTGATGCTCGAAGACAGTGTGCGCACCGCGATTCAAAACAAGGATTTCACCCTGGTGTACCAGCCTCAGGTGTCGCTGGCGGATGGGCGCTTGCGGGGTGTCGAGGCACTGCTGCGCTGGCAGCACCCGAGTGTCGGTGACGTGCCGCCGGGATTGTTTTTGCCGCTGCTGGAGGAAGCGCGGCTGATCAGCCAGTTGAGCAGCTGGATTTACCAGCAGGTCGCTGCCCAGCGCCAGGTCTGGCAGGCGTCTTTCGATGACGAGCTGGTATTGAGCGTGAGCCTGAGCAGCAGCCAGTTCAATACGCCTAATCTGGTCAGCCAACTGCGGCAGGTCCTGGAACGACACGGTTTACAGGGGCGGCAACTGGAAGTGGAAATCAGTGAAGACTGCCTGATGAGCAATCTCGAGGAGTCGACCAGGCAGCTCAAGCTGTTGCGTGAGCTTGGCGTGCGCATCGCCCTGGATGACTTTGGCGCGGGTCGCTGTTCCCTGGCCCATCTGCGCGACCTGGCGTTCGACACCCTCAAGCTGGACAAGCAGTTGGTGGCCCGTTTGCCGGGCTCCGCGCGAGATGCCGCAATGGCGCGCAGCATCATCGAGCTGTGCGGGCACTTTGACGTGCTGGTGATCGCCGAGGGTGTGGAAACCCTCGAACAGGCGCAGTGGCTCAAGGCCAACGGTTGTTCGTTCATCCAGGGCAGCTGGGCGGCGGCACCGCTGATGGCCGAGGACGTTGTCGGTTGGTCACCCCCTCACGCGCTGTGA